The following is a genomic window from Hymenobacter gelipurpurascens.
AGCTTCCGGTCGTGGTTCAGGTCAATAGAGCCATCCGATACTTCGGCGTACTCCATGCCATACTGATCCAGCAACCGACGGTAGTCGTCAAACTGATTGCGAATGATGAAGGCCTCAAACAGCGTCCCACCAAAATACACCGGAATGCCCGCCTCTTTATAAGCGTCCAGCTTACGCTTTAGGTTCGGCGTCACGAAAGATGTGGCCCAGCCCAGCTTTACGATATCGGTGTACGGCGCGCCTACTTCCAGGAAATCTTCCACTTCCCGCACGCTCAGGCCTTTGTCCATTACCATGGTAAAGCCTTGTTCGCGGGGTTTTTCGGTGCGCTCGGGGAGTTGATTGAGGCTGTAATTCATTCTTAGTTTTCTTAGGTCTTGCGAATGGAAGAACGGGATGAAAGGTCGCAACGGCCGCGCTTGCGTGGCTTAGCATTGGGCTCAAAAGTACGCCCGAATTCTGTAACGTTAGAAAAAGCCAAGGCCCCGCGGTTTCGGTGAGTCGTCACCATGCCCGCGGGGCCTTGTTGGTCATGGCCGCTAGGCCACTTATTTCCGATACTGATCAATGAGGCGAGCCAGCGCCTTCTGCGACTCCAGCTCCGGGAAGTACTCGAACAGCAGCCGGTGCTTATCAAAGTCCAGCACCAAAGCATTTTCCAAGCATTGGTAGGCTTCGCGGTAGCGCCCTGCTGCCAGCAGATAGGCGCATAGCCGGTAGTGCAGCTCGGCCTCAACCGGCTGGATTTCTACGGCATTGCGCATGAGGTCAATGGCGCCATCGAAATTGCCTTGTTCGTAGAGGATAATACTCCAGTTCAGCCAGGCGTCCTTATTGTCGGGGGCTACTTGCGTGGCTTTGTCGTAGGCCTCTATCGAGGACACCACGTTGCCCAACTGGTATTCAGCAGCAGCTAGGGCCAGCCAGTATTCCACGCTTTCGCCGTACAGGCTCACGGCCTTCCGGAAGAAATGAATTGCCTCGAAATACCGCTCCTGCGCGTTCATCACGATGCCGATGCCGAACCAGGCTTCGTCAATCGTCGCGTCCAGATCAATGGCCTGCTGGTAAAAGCGGCGTGCGTTGTCCCAATCGGCCAGCTTCTCATAGCACTCGCCAATGTTGCACAGGGCTTCCGGCGTCGGCTGCCCTTCCGAGTAGCTGAGCTCAAACTCCTCAATGGCCTTGCGGTAGCGCTCCAGACTTACGTAGGTGCTAGCCAGAAACCCATGCGCATCATAGAATTTCCCATCGATCAGGATGGCATAGTCGAAGGCGCTGATAGCGTCGTCGTACTTATTGGCGCGGTAATAGGCTTGGCCCAGATTGTACCAGGCAATAGCCGAATACGGATCCTCGTCGGTGAAGCGGCGGAAGAACTCCAGGTTCTTTTCCAGCCGTTCGCTCACCTCCAGGCAATACAACAGCTCCTGCACGGCCACCTCGTTGTCGGGGTTCAGGCGTAGGCTTTGCTTGTAGTACTTGGCCGCACTCTTGAACTTCTGCCAGCTCTGGTAGGCCAGTCCGAGGTTGAAGAAAATGTCGTCACGGTCCTGGGTGCGCTCCGCAGCCTGCAGAAAAAAGGCTACCGCTTCAGCAAACTCCCCCTTTTGGGTAGAGATAATGCCGCGCGTAACTGCCACATCGGGGTTATCCGGATCGAGCTGAGCCACATCTTCAATCTGCTGAGCAGCAGCAAGGTACTCGCCTTTCATGGCCAGTACCTGCGAGCGATCAATGAGCAGTTCCGTGCTAAACGGGTACTGGGCAATGGCCGCCTCGCAGGCTTGCAGGGCTTTATCGTACTGGGTGTTCGTCGTATAGTGGTCGATGATGTTTTCAAAATCGCCCAAGTCAAAAAACACGGGTTCGTTGTGGGCTACCATTTGCTCAAAGCGGCGCACGGTGTCCAGTACTTCGTCCCGGTCTTCAAAATTCTCATTCATTCTCATGCTGCTACAATCGGCACGCAGCCGCCAACTTGGCAGACTTCGCGAGGGTGAGCGGACTACTTTCTTGGAAAAAGACGCCCGCCCTGAATATACAACAACCACACCGGAGCCACATGGGTTCAGGCTAGAAATCTATCTGGCAAGGTTCTTCTCTTCCGGCGGCCCCACAGTGCCCTAGGCCAGGTTAGCTACTAAGCTGCGTCATTTCCTGACGCTGGGCCAATAGCTGAGCACAGCACCACGCCACCGTCTCGGCTACCGGACGAAAGGACTGGCCTAGCGTCTTCTGCACTTTATCGGTGCGGTACTCCACTGGCCGCCGGCCGGCCCTGGCCGTATCCTTCGTGATGAGCGGCCGAGCCCCCGTCAGCAAGGAACGCACATGCTCCAGTCGCCAGATTGTTTCGGCGGCCCAGTCGGGCACGGCCACTGTGGGGGGCTTGCGCCCGAAACAGGCCGCCGCCTGGCCTAGCAAGTCGCGCAAAGGTACTACCCCAGCGCTCAACACAAACCGCTCGCCTTTGATAGGGGTATTGAGGGTAAGCCGCATCAGCATGTCTACCACGTCACGTACATCTACCAAATTGATATTGCCCGGCGTATAGAAGGTATGTTGATTATAGGCATACTGCAAGAGCCGCGTGCTACTGCGGTTCCAATCGGCGGGTCCCAGAATTACGGAGGGGTTGACTATCACGGCCTGTAGCCCTTCAGATATGCCGCGCCATACCTCCAACTCCGCCAGGTATTTGGAAGTCGAATACGCATTGTGCGCCGCCCCCAGGTCCCATTTGGCCGACTCGTCCAGTTGCACCGGCAGCCCTGCTTGCTCAGCACGCTCCCCCGTTTTACTTCCCAAAGCGGCCACCGACGACACATACCCCAACCGGATACCCGGTCTTTCCAGACAAGCATCAACAATATTAGCAGTGCCTTCTACATTCACTTGCTGCAAGGCATCCTCATCCTGCGGAGCATAGGAGACCAATCCGGCGCAATGGAACACATGCGTTACATCTTGCAACGCCACCTGTAGGCCTAGCGCATCGCGAATGTCGCCTT
Proteins encoded in this region:
- a CDS encoding tetratricopeptide repeat protein, with the translated sequence MNENFEDRDEVLDTVRRFEQMVAHNEPVFFDLGDFENIIDHYTTNTQYDKALQACEAAIAQYPFSTELLIDRSQVLAMKGEYLAAAQQIEDVAQLDPDNPDVAVTRGIISTQKGEFAEAVAFFLQAAERTQDRDDIFFNLGLAYQSWQKFKSAAKYYKQSLRLNPDNEVAVQELLYCLEVSERLEKNLEFFRRFTDEDPYSAIAWYNLGQAYYRANKYDDAISAFDYAILIDGKFYDAHGFLASTYVSLERYRKAIEEFELSYSEGQPTPEALCNIGECYEKLADWDNARRFYQQAIDLDATIDEAWFGIGIVMNAQERYFEAIHFFRKAVSLYGESVEYWLALAAAEYQLGNVVSSIEAYDKATQVAPDNKDAWLNWSIILYEQGNFDGAIDLMRNAVEIQPVEAELHYRLCAYLLAAGRYREAYQCLENALVLDFDKHRLLFEYFPELESQKALARLIDQYRK
- a CDS encoding NAD-dependent epimerase/dehydratase family protein produces the protein MVFVTGGSGLVGRFLIAALVARGLPVRALYRDKVPAIPSADQVEWVEGDIRDALGLQVALQDVTHVFHCAGLVSYAPQDEDALQQVNVEGTANIVDACLERPGIRLGYVSSVAALGSKTGERAEQAGLPVQLDESAKWDLGAAHNAYSTSKYLAELEVWRGISEGLQAVIVNPSVILGPADWNRSSTRLLQYAYNQHTFYTPGNINLVDVRDVVDMLMRLTLNTPIKGERFVLSAGVVPLRDLLGQAAACFGRKPPTVAVPDWAAETIWRLEHVRSLLTGARPLITKDTARAGRRPVEYRTDKVQKTLGQSFRPVAETVAWCCAQLLAQRQEMTQLSS